The Camarhynchus parvulus unplaced genomic scaffold, STF_HiC, whole genome shotgun sequence genome segment GGAAATGAGCGGGGCGGGGTGAGGGCGGCCCCGAGATGGCGCCAAAATCTCCCTGAAGTCTCGGGGGCCGGGAAGGGGGAGGgaccccaggtgtgaccccaggtgtgacccccaggtgtccccatgtccccccgtgtccccctgtcccgcAGGTCTGGCCGGCTGGGCCATCGTCATCCTCGCCGACCCCGTGGGACGCTGGCAGCGCCGCGAGCCCTGAGGGACCCCAATAAAGaacggggaccccaaaaccggCACTGGGACCCCAATAAAGaacggggaccccaaaaccggCACTGGGACCCCAATAAAGAACGGGGACCTCAAAACCGGCACTGGGACCCCAATAAAGACCTGGGACCCCGAGGCTGCTCTGGCGGGGGCACAGGACGGGACACGCTgcagtttttgggtttttttgggtttatttggggtgCCCCCCTCAGCTCCCCTCCTTCTTGGCCACGATGACGACGGCGGAGGGAACCAGGCCTGGCaaagggggggaggggaggtCAGGACAGCCCAGAATTGCCCAGGGACCCTCCAAAGCCCTGGAGAGCCCCAAAACCCTCCTGGGCACCCCTCAAATCCTCACAGGAACCCCAAGGACCCCCCCAAGGACCCCAAACTCCCTCAGAGACCCCCCCAAGGACCCCCCAAATGCCCTCAGGGACCCTTCAAATCGCTCCAAGGACGCCCCAAATCCCCGCCAGCCCCCCGTGTctcacccagctcctgcaggggtTTCTCCATGTCCTCGTCGGTGAAGAGGCGCCGGGGAAAGGCTGTGCGGAGGCTGAAGGGCTCGGGGGggcccccgctgtcccccccgGTGCCGCCGGTGCCGCGGTGCAGCTCCACAAAGAGCCGCACGGCCGCCAGCGGCTCCCGAGCGCGGAAACTCTGCGTGAGGGCGCGGCCGTCGGGGAGACGGACCTGGGGGaaataatcacaaaaaatcagagaaaaatggccaaaaaatcgcacaaaatcaggcaaaaatggccccaaatcaGCACAAATCAACCTACATCAGCCAAAAGTCACCCCAAATCAGCCTAGAATCATCCAAATTCAGCTCAAAATTAGCCAAAAATCAtgcaaaatcagcccaaaatcacccctaAATCATTCCTAAATCCCATCAGGGgaccaaaaatcacccaaaaattacCTGAAATCAGCacaaatcacccaaaaattacCTCAAATCAGcacaaatcaccccaaaatcagcacgAAACCATCCAAAACCACCCCGGAATCATTGGAAATTAACCTGAATCAGCCACAAATGGATCAAAATCatccaaaatcaccccaaaattatcaGAAATCAGCCCTAAATCaacccaaaattaccccaaaatccagcaggaAGCCCCCAAATAATCCTGAAATCCCCTCACgattccccaaaatccccttggggatccccccaaaattcctgaaatccgagatcccccaaaaatcctttcagGATCCCCTGAAACCCCTTCAggatctccccaaaacccatcaGGGATCCCCAGAATCCCATTGGGATCCCCCAAGAATCCTTtcaggaccccccaggacccccattcccacctggatCCGGCACTGGTCGTATTCCCGCGGCGCCGGCGCCTCCTGGGGGGGCTgggccgggggggccgggggggtcggggcgaactggggggacacaggggggagatgggggggtccccaagggGCTGGACCCCAAACTGTGCTCGAGGCGTCCCCCAAATCCCgtgagaccccccaaaattccatgggatttcccccaaaaatcctttggGTTCTctcccaaaatattttggaattttcccaattttcaggGACTCCCCATATCCTTTACGATCTCCCCCAAATcctttgggatcccaaaatcctctggaattccccccaaatcctttgGGATCTCCCTAAAATCctgtgggacccccaaatcctctggaatccccccaattttttgggaTCTCCCCCCGTCATTTGGGACTCCTCAAATCCTTCGGGATCCCcctaaaataatttggaatCCTCCCCCAAATTCTTTGGAATCCCCTCAAATCTTTTTGGGGTCTCCAAAATCCTTTGGGATCCCTGCAATCCTTtgggatccccaaatcctgtgGGATCCCCCCCAGTTTTTTGGGACCCCCCTCACCCTCTGTGCTCGCTCCGCCTTGTCCCTCTCAATCTTCTCCCGCACTCGCTGCCTGTgggaacagggaaggaaaattcCGGGAATTTAGGTATTTCCTAAAACTTTTTTGGGTTTCCCGGgaggttttgaggtttttaagcaggtttttatggtttttaaggaggttttggggtttgttttgggttccCCGAGGTTTTGTGGGGCCGGGAGTTCATGAGGGGTTTGTGAGGGCGCCTCGGCCCGGGCAGCCCCTCCTGCGggtttaaaatgagaaaaattccggcatttttgggatttcctaAAAATTTTTGGTCTCTCCCAGgaggttttgtggtttttacggagatttttggggtttttaaggaggttttgggggttttttttgggttcccCGAGGTTTTGTGGGGCCGCGGGTTCTGAGGGAGCTTCCGGCGCTCGaggcgccccctggcggcccgGAGGCCTCGGCCCGGGCAGttcctttttggggttttttgttttggggtgaaatttcGGGTTTCCCCcgcagttttgggtttttttcggGGCCGTTCCCTCCTCACCGCGCCGCCCTCTCTGGCGGTCCCGCCGccagctttttttctaagcGGTGCGGGCCTCCctgttttttttgttccctttgtGATTATTCGCTTGTCACCTCCGGCGGCGCTTTTGGGTTTGTTGCCCGCTTTTCTGGCCCGGCCTCCGACAGCGCCCGCCTCGAACCCCTTTGTGAAATACCCCGAGCCCCAAAATCTTCGGGCCCCAAAATCACCCGCGGCCCCCTGAAATCACCCCGAGCCCCCAAAATctgagccccaaaatcaccctgaGCCCCGAAATCACCCCgagccccaaaatcaccctgaaCCCCGAAATCACCCCGAGCCCCAAAATctgagccccaaaatcaccctgaGCCCCGAAATCACCCTGAGCCCCAAAATCTGAGCCTCAAATCCCGGGGTCACTGAGCTCCCTCTGCTCGCGCTCCTGCCCGGCCTCCAACAGcgccctgggaccccaaaatcatcctgaaccccaaaactctgaaccccaaatccccctgagcCCCTAAATCCCCCTGAAACCCCTAATCTCCcctgaaaccccccaaaatttttcccCTGAGCCTCTTTGAAACCccagaattttccctttttaatccccaaaattctgcccttaatatccccccccaaattccccatttgAACCCATAAATCTCtcttgggacccccaaatcctgcccaaacCCACAAATTCCCCCCAGACCTCCaaattcccccccccaaaaccccaaatatcccacttcaaccccaaatttcctccccaaaccaccaaattacccccaaaattctcccctaaaccccaaaatcttccctttaaacccccaaatccccctaaagTCCCAAATTTACCCTCTGAACCCCTAAATCCCCAAttgaaccccaaatttctccccaaaaccccaaattttttcctccccaaattcactTCTGGGTCTCGTCCTGCTCCCCCGCGGGCGCCCGGGGCCCCCCCAGCAGCGCCCCCAGATCCGGGGGGGTCTCGGGGTCCGAGTCCGAGTCGGGGTCGTCCTCGTGAGCCACCAGCCTGGGGGGGGGGGCCCAAAATCAGGGGGTGTCCCGAAAATCGGGGGGGgttggggttcctgggggggTTTATGGGGCTTTTcgggggtcctggaggggatttggggctctcaggggggttttggggggtcctggggggggtctcaggggtgtTTTTGGAAtcctgagggtttttttgggggggcccaggggagtttttggggtcccggaggaattttggggtctcagggcATTTCTGAGGGTCccggggggaatttggggtccctggcGAGGtctcagggggttttgggggtccctgggggggaatttgggagtcccgggaaggttttggggtctcGGGGGTTCTAGGTGGTCctgggggcaatttgggggttccagggggagatttggggtatcctgtgggggttttgggggtcctggtgtAAATTTGGGAGGTCTCAgggagtttttgggggtcccaggagggattttggggtctcagggggttTTAGGGGTCCCAGGGGCTTTTTGGGGATctcaggagggattttggggtctcaggggggTTTTAGGATTCTCGAGTGGGgcctgggggggattttggggttccgggcgggattttgggggtcccggtaTTTTCGGTCTCCCCCTCACCAGTCCATGGCCGGTTCCACCCCGCGGTTCCCGGTCAGCGCCAGCGCCTTCGCCCTGCGGGACCGACCCGGGAGGGGTCACGGGGGCGGCtcggggaccccccaaaatccccaaaacccccgaaTCCCCCCCGGGTCCCATTCCCGGCCCCTCTCCGGTTACCGGGGCCCCCTCCCCGGCCCTCCCCCGGGGTCCCCGCGGTGGCGCCGCCCTCACGCGCGCCGCGCCCCGAATCCCATCTCCAGCAGCGCCTCCAGGgcccgcccgggcccggccccgccgcccgccgccatCATGGCGGCACCGGCGCCTCGCGTCACGTGGTGCCGCGGCAGGGGCGGGGCCGAGGTCACGTGGGGGCGGAGGCCGGGAAGGGACAGAAGGAGGAGAGAACGCGAACGGAGCGGAGAAACCTAAAAAGTGAAGCCGAAAGcacaaaaatagcccaaaatagCCCAGAACCAACCCAAAATTACCTCAAAACCCAACTCCAAAACCGCCCTACAGTGACCCCGAAACCCACCGGAAAATAGCCCAAAACTCAcccaaaaccagctcagaaCCAACGttaaaatagcccaaaattcacccaaaaatacccctaaatccgaccccaaaacccacctgaaaatagcaaaaaatccgaccccaaaatagcccaaaacccatcaaaaaatacccaaaaaccaaccccaaagcCACTgcaaagtgaccccaaaacccacccgaaaataccccaaaaatcttAAATTTGGACCAGATTTTCTTTGGGTTGATTGGGGGGCAGAGTTTGAAGAGAATTTGGGGGGCAtggagggggattttggggaaattctggggaaaatttgggggattttaggggaatttgggggattttggggctcccgtccctgtcccacccctccccccccccaaataaCTCCCAACTCAGTTtcgggggtgggggaggggccgaaGCCTTTATTGAGCCCCCCCCGAAccgggggtgggggagggggtgggggaggggctcaggagctggagcagagctggcgCTGCcggaggggggaggggccgtCCGCGAGGGGGCGGGGCGTGGGCGtggcctcctcctgcccctccccctcttcctcctcttcttcctgcccctccccctccttgGGGGCGGCGCTGAGCaggggggggtctgggggggggggaggggcggtcAGAGCCCCCACACCCAAATTtgggcccctccccccccaaaCTGGGTCCCtgccccccccaaaattctgcccctccaccccaaaaactgggCCACTCCCCCCTTTTTGATCTCCCCACCCCCAATTCGAgcccctcccccgcccctccccctcggattttgggggtttttggggcgctgcccctcccccacctggGCCGGGCTCCGAGGCTCCCACGATTTCGGGCTCCTccgaattttggggggggtctggAAGgtctgggggggggggggagaggggagagaaatCAACTTGAACATTCCCAgaatcctaaaaatcccacccaaaaatccccaaaacttccccaaaatcttcctccaaatccctcccaaatttgcccaaaatctcCTGCAAACTCTCCTTAAAATCCTCCCAATgaaatccctaaaatcccctccctaaaaaaccccaaaatctcccaaaattccccccccaaaTCTTCCTCCAAATCCCTTCCAAAATcttcccaaatctccccaaaactgcccccaaaatccctccaaaaaatcccccaaattccccccggaaaaaacctcccaaaactcccccaaaaaatctccaaaatcccGCCCAAAAATCTCCTTCCAAATCCTTCCCAAATATCCC includes the following:
- the UBXN1 gene encoding UBX domain-containing protein 1 produces the protein MMAAGGGAGPGRALEALLEMGFGARRAAKALALTGNRGVEPAMDWLVAHEDDPDSDSDPETPPDLGALLGGPRAPAGEQDETQKALLEAGQEREQRELKKKLAAGPPERAARQRVREKIERDKAERAQRFAPTPPAPPAQPPQEAPAPREYDQCRIQVRLPDGRALTQSFRAREPLAAVRLFVELHRGTGGTGGDSGGPPEPFSLRTAFPRRLFTDEDMEKPLQELGLVPSAVVIVAKKEGS